acactcggctgcgcctcgtgtgccacttttttgttcttaccacattttgacgtcatctgtgatctattactgaacagacgcacggcaacttggaatctatttgttaaatagtaAGAATGGAAGGTCAAATCTTGGGAATGCTAGTACTGGACCTTCCCAGAGGACTTTTTTCAGAGTATCGTAAAAGATTTTTATAGTCAGTGGACCCCAGAAATTACGTCCCTTCTTCTCAAGCTGGAAGAGAGGGGTTTCAAGTGTAGCAAAATCTGGTATGAACTTTCTATTGTAACCTAATGTTCTCAGAAAAACATTCAGCTGGGAAACAGTACGGCTTGGTGGCGACTAGGACTTCACTGCTGAAACCTTGTCGAGGTCTGTGGACATTCCTTATGCCGACTAGTTATGGCCAACAAAGGGTACCTTTGGTGGCAGGATGCAGCTTTTCACCCTCTCTGAAAGcgtcctggatattttctgttgaattcattgagttACAATCTCGGAATTTGGTGAGTGATTAGGAACGATAACTTTATATCGGTACTATCATTAAAGCACATTGCGGAATGTTTTGTTAACAAATTATtagtttacaattcgtgaaccatCTCTGTAATCTGCTTGGatactttcttttgaattaattaagtTACACCCTCGGAATTTAATCAGTAATTAAGAATGATAAATCCgtatatgtagcacaagtgaagcatattttaaaaatttccatacgattttaggaaactacaTTTAATTAAATGCTGATTCTCGATAAAATGGCCCGGCATAACTCGTTCATTATTTGATTACTTTGTAGCCCCAAAAACCCGGCttatgactctggaggtactgaattGATgcatttgatacacaaggcaccttTCATGggggaaggttagaataaaattgcttcaCGACCGTAGACTGCACCCGGTTTAAAGATGTGGGTAATTGcacaaaaaattcctttttgtttgtatacagaagcatagacatgtggaaaatatgcttctgctttatttaaTTGTAATGTGGTTTCTCCCTAGGTAACATGTATCCATTCTTGGAATTTCCTCTCTAACCTGCGCGCAAATAATGAAATTTACGTGTGAGAAGATAAGAAGTGTTGCAGATTTCTTTTTCCAGATTGAGTTCAGGTGCGCAGACCAGTAAACTAGTTAATGTCAtgtgcttctcctgaatctttaattttattgcccagGTATTTTTACAAAGCCTCTTTTACATCTACGTGtgccagctaatgattaaaatcgCAGTGAATAGGTATGCCATACTtcagcagttttttttaatattccatCTTTAGTTTCtagaatttgctattttaaAGTTTGTAAATGGCATTGCTTTTTCATCCTTGAAAATAggtactacacatttccttaacCAAAATCTGAATCATTAAGTCAACTTAATTTAAAttagtttgaaacttcattccaCACAAGAACACTTTCCTGGActatgttatatttattttccgTCTTCTTCGTACATATGATTACTACACGTGTCTTAAAATGGGGATTTCActatattgtaatgattaaaatacaCTAATcctttcaaatgtaaaaaaacgTGATGAAAATCTGATCTTATGAAACACTAGCAATGGAAAAatctgttgctggtagcttatatttttaatgtttaaatttcATGGAAAATGTCTTTCTTTGAAAGCGGAGgtacagaagttttcaaagctgccTAAAATAAGCTGTCTGCATGTAGTGAAAAGCTAATTGACAATCTTACCTTAACGCTTGACATGCGTCACTCATGCATGTCAGTTGTGTTTACCTACCATTGAAGGCGTGTCTTTAAAAAGATTGTTTGGCATGGCcgttgttctttgttgatctttgtggCCAAAAAGCTGCTGaaggcactgaacttcaatttttaggcacacaaggcaccctccaaggtggaagaCTAAGGCATTCTTGGACAACAATTTTTGGactcctttttttcctttttttttctcggctcACGTTGCGTGTATTCTGTGTTCCGACACGTGCGTCGTTTTAGAAACAGAGTTCACCTTACTTTTGATTGTTATTTGATAACAATAAAACTGTCCATCCTTTTCCTTAAACAAAGTTGCGTTTTCATCCCAATAAATCCACCATTACTCTTTAAATGTGCATAGAAATTTCAATCTATAACAAATTGTGGatgacaaatttctttttaaaatgaaattctttaCGAATGCCGCCAAAAAAGGTAGGaattaagttaatttgttcCTCCCGGCCCTCCCGCGCGGTGCTCTGAGAACGaggaaatttttgttctttgagcACTTcgtgaaggtttttttttgtagaatgaGGAATACTCTTGTTGATTGCGCCCTTCGCGCGGAGCTTTTTAGAGCGAGGAATGCACTGCGCGTTGTGCTTTTAGAACCACGAATGCACTTGCTGTTACATTCATGGTAGAGTGTGGAACTTTTAACCAACTCCTTTGATGAGCCGAAAATAACTGACTTTCAGAGTTTGGCCCTTTGCTGTGGGACTGTCACTGGATCTGTTTCCCATAGTGACAGTTCTCTTTGCTTCAACTTTCtctttaataataaataactttacAAAAGTGTTCCTTTTGCCCTAAAGTGGACACAATTATTACAACTACGTTGTCCAAGAAAAAGGgtttactatttcattttctttttttgccttttttttcttggtctgttttttttaatccgCTTACATAAATATCTGAATTGCTGTAAGGAATCGTCAGGATGAAGGTCACAGTAATATTGTCTAATAACTTAATCATTTCTCTATACATGGGGAAAATATAACATACTAAAAGTTctcaatgataataataaaaaaatgaagaaacttttatttttgtcaagtgggggggggggggggggaaagggggttCCAGAGGGGACCTACACTTACTACTTAGTGTTAAACAAAGTTCTCTAAGAGGACAGTGACAACAACCACAAGGTTTTACATTACACCCATATAGAACTGTAACCAGAAGTCAACACCCTTCTGCTAAGAGATAACTATAATTATTTGCTTCATTCATGTACAGGTATGTACTTATATTCCCAACTTGTCTGAATGAAGAGACTGTAGTTCAGTGCACTGCTGTGCCATCAACACTAACATTATGAATGGAAACAAAATGGTCAAATCCACTTTTGATAAGAAATCTCAGATGACATGCTGATGTAACAGGAATCtacaaaggagaaaacatacaaataatattaaaatGTAACAGCACAACATTCACAATTAGGACtgaatatttgtatttttatacACTGATCAATTCTAAGTTTCAACAATTCCaattctcccccccccccccccccccccccccgaggaACCCACTGCATTTCATCCATATGGGAGGGGGGCATTTAACCCTTACCTGGATGGGTTGggaaacttcaactgaaagTGCAAATCGTTCCATCAGAACAAACACATGGTTCAGAATGCTAGATACATATATTTTAGATCTGAATCACCATTGAAGCATGATTCAATTTGCTAAACTCCAGATACTTACCTTGATCTCATCTCTCTGCATCTGACCCTCTAAATGTTCATACTCTGTCACAGATAACAATTACACATTATTAATAAATTGCATGTATGTTTCATAGAATTTGTCGGTCTTAAACTCTACACTCAACCACACTCTGCAATCACTCAGGCCTTGGACATATCAATGTGCACTGTACTGTGCTGTCAGTGATCAAAATCAGAGGATTATTTGACCGAATGTCTGTCCTTAAACtcgttttaattattttgttatcatattcatcatttttactgggatacctgtggtagcccagtcataaaatgcctttttgattttttgtcattttttttttttcctctgccacaaaatggaaaaattgcacaatagTACCCAGTAATCATTGGGCCCTgaacaccatgacaactaactgtgatccaatgagggtgaaggtgttcccatgctgatcacgtgtgttatcttgatgattgATGTTGTTTTTCCATTATCAAATACAGTGGGTATTGGAATTCACAGACCCTAAGTAGAATCACTGACCatgcaaacaagttttacaaagaaaaacccAATGGTGATAACCATCCACTGACTATCAACAATTTCCCAAGAACACTTCAAATATATGATGatattgcctttaatttggagaagCAAGGTAGcaaaattttgcttcaaaagTTAATCACAGATAATACTAAGGATAATACTAGGTTTGTAATGTggatttcaaatttaattgcTTCAGATGTATTTTTCAGCACAATaatataaaaacaaagcaaaaagtgttAAGTACTATATTATAAGATTCAGTCCTAATGGCACACTTgatataaattatttgaaaaaatgaatgacatagattttcttattcagtcagtGGATATTGTTAAAAAACAATTCCAGAGTAAAGATGTAGAATTTGTATCAAATTTATATGTTGTTCAACCAATTTGTAAAATGCTGGAAGACAAAGGGTAATGGCAAGACATAAGTCTCATAGGAAAGAACtacatgaaaaaaggaaacaagaaagcTATGCACAAATGGAACCTGCcatgaaaaaaatagttttgtcTGATAAAGCAATATGGTACAAGTCACTAGACcttgcagaaaaagaaaagcttttatctcacagagctgattggtataaatcactgaatcccaaaggaaaagaaaagcttttgtctGAATCAGCAGATTGGAATAAATCACTTTGttctgcagaaaaacaaaatcttttgtctTGCAgagcaatttggtataaatcactggatactgcacaaaaacaaaagagagcaaATGGTTTAACTTGCTAAattctgcacaaaaacaaaaaagagcagaatggtataagtcattgaatcctgaagaaaaagaaaaacttttgtctgGTAGAGCAGAATGGTATAAGACACTGGATCCTGCAGACAAAGATAAGATTATATCCCAAGTCCAAGCTAATAAGGAAGCCCATAGAAAATCTATTCAATGTGATTtagtatactagtccgacacccgtagtatcactacacctgatcccaaggatccagtaccatccaggtatcccagttgccctgctcacagggtctgATTTCCAATTggatttttaatcttttttctgtaaaaggtcctgaacatattttcaaatttttgtaagGCAGAGGAGCCCCAAGGGCTGTGCAATAACCTAACTGTAGGTGTATACTAGATGTTTACTGTCTCATGATGTAAAGTCAGGCTATTAACTGCATTATAAATGGTAGCCTTACTtcacattgtgagacaaacaattaGATATCCATTAACCTCTCACTAACCAAgatgaacaacaacattttctatCACATATCTATGGCTTCTTTTTACCTTTGTCCACAAGAGGTTCAAAGTCTACTggttctctttttgttctttcctcAATGCAGAGGCTTTtaactgcaaataaaaattcatatatGCTAAAAATCTTGAAGCTCCTGGTTTCTAATGAGTTGGTAACCCACATGTACCTGACTCCTCACAAAGacttttctcaatttttatatatcacaataaaaaaaaataaattgaatttttcacaATGTGTTGCAAAAACAATGATGTAGCTCCTGTAATAAAACACAGGCATGTACagcatgcaagagtttttttttttgggttgacttgggacactttgtgtacctaatgttttcatttttgtaaaaaggaaaaactttcaaaagaaagaaaatattgcattacttccaccaaaagagaaagaaaagaaaaaatttacctAAAATCACACAGGTACCGTAGTTTTTGATCTATTGTCTCTATGGTCTAAATCcttctaagcaaaaataaaatgcagtgGTGCCACACTTACTGTTTTCTCCTTCACACccattgtttggtcttgtcacacaaCACCATCTACTCCTCATTGAAGAGAGAGTGTGTTGCATGATGAAACCAAATAACAGTTGTGAAAGGGACTATGCTTATTGCTGTTCCTCTACCAGAGAGAAAATCAGAATTATTTGTCTACAGATAGTTACCTCAAAAATATATCTCCAATATACCCTAACCAAAGATACATTTTGATCTCAAATGagtgaagatacattgaacaagaaaaaaagataatatttcaaagagggctccttgattggttgttaccTAACTGTAgcttaaagcaatttttttcatagaaaaagaaaaaacacaagagAGTTGCATGGAAAATTCACTATCGGGAGCATTtcatttcatgtaaatttcttCAGAGGTGTTGGACAATATATGGTTACTATACATGATAAAAGGCAGGttctttacaaggaaatgacaagTGATGAAGCAAAGTCtaatgtggcaaaatggaatttgattggtggagtACAATTCAAGCATGTGAAACACTGCTTAATGTTCATGGAGTGCAATGATCAGgcatgttctgattggactttggatgttgttttcatggtaTGTGTTTGGCATGTGCATTGTAAGTAAGGGAGtggaaaaacacattttaacttaaaaatgatgcaaaaaagTTAAATTGAAACCTTTCGCATCTTGATAAATCTCAAGCTATTGATGAGGATCTCACAAAGGCAACAAACCATTGCACTAATCAAATGGGTCCAATATCTTTGgttaatgtcattctttgtgcacatCCCCCTAATTCTATGACATCAGTTGCAAGAAAAGCTATGATTTGAacaagatatccaaatgctgtgatatgactgtgtgagatacataccctaagGTGGTAATCTGATTGATATGAAATGTATACCCTTATGGGGCAATCTGCTTGAGgtacataccctaatgcaggGATCTGATTGGTGCTAGCAACATAAAGCTTCACTTGCTTAcatagagttattttttgttatgaaaaaaaaaactaaaaaaccatTTAATTAAGAATGCCCATGTTACATTACACTAAACATCATTTTAAGATCTTCCACCATCATCCTCACCATTTGAAGATAGGAATTTAATATTTCCAATGCTCATTAATGCACTGAAAGTAATAATGAATTCTTGAGGAAACATTCCAGTTGTCGGCCAGAAAGTATCAAGACTTCTATggagcaaaataaaacaacaattaattCTGGTTTGGCCGATCAGGGTGCAGTAATAGGAGTTGCAGATAATAAAATGTGAGACTCACAGAAATACAAAGACCCTAATTGTTTGAAAATGCAAGAGCATGACTATAAATAATTTTAGCTGCTTTGCATGACCTCTCACTCTGGTGGTAAGACTTCTAGATGGGAACTTGAGTTGATTCTAAACAATCTTTTTAGCCATGGACTGATTAAAGGTTCGTGATCTTAAATGTATCATTCCCCAACCTTTGCCTTagagtttttcatttatttatcactgAAATGTACTATAATGAAGTAGAATCCTATTAAATTGAACCCAGGTCAACCCAAACCCCTCACTAAGTGAGCTAAGCTGGTGTCCAAGTTGTCAACCTTTGGAATCAAAGACCCTTTACTAACTTGGTTTCACTCGTATCTAACTGGGAGGAGTCAGAGAGTGGTGATAAATGGAATGTCTTCTAGATGGACTGATGTAGGGTCAGGTGTCCCGCAAGGGTCACAATTGGGACCGATACTGTTCTTACTATTTGTTAATGACATGCCTAATGTTGTTACCAGTGCAACAATGGCTATGTTTGCAGATGACTCTAAATGTTACAAGGTTACTGACCACCATTCTGATTACTTGCATCTGCAGCAGGATTTAGACGTGCTTTCAAATTGGTCTTTGCGAAATGAGTTGTTTTTTCAGCCTACTAAGTGCAGCAATTTGAGAATTTCTAGGAAGCGCCTTAGTCCTCCTCCCAGCTATGTTTTAAATGGTATTAATGTGGAGGTTGTCACAGCCAAAAAAGATCTAGGTATTATGATTGCAAATGACACCTCTTGGAAAGATCACTTAGTCATGATTGTAGCTAAAGCTAATAGGATGCTTGGTTTTCtcaaaagaaactgtgctgGTACTGTTGGTAGTACGGTGCTTTTGCGTCTTTACTGCTCTTTAGTGCActctcatttttgtttttgctctcaGTTATGGGCCCCTCAGTCAAGTACCAGCAATTTAATCCTTGTTGAAAACATACAAAGGAGAGCTTACCTACTCATTTTATCTTGAGGAATAGTAACCTATGTTGTAAGGCTCGTTTAATCAAGCTTAAGTTATTATTGCTAAGTTACTGGTTAGAATATCTTgacttagttttcttttttaagtgcCTTCATGGGCTTATAGATTTCACTCGTGAATTTAGttattatatttcttttctaaaGGGCAACACGTGTCGTGCTTCATCAGGGCTGTATTTAAAGTTAAATGCCTATCGTACGTCTTCCTTTCGAGACTTTTTCTTCAACAGAATAACTTTGATATAGAACAGTTTACCTAAAAATATCAAGGATTCAGACACTATAagctcttttaaaagtaaactcaaGTCGTTTTATTTTACTAGACTTTTGAATGCTTTTGACAGTGACAATTTTcgttcttttaaattaatttgtccTAAGTGTTGTGTAAATACTTCTTCTGTCTGTACTTGTTAAGTTAAGTTGTTAATTTGTATACTTTAGAATGTTTTGTGTGATTTAGATGATTTTAATTGTAGTTTAGTAGGATCAGAGAAGGGATCTTTTTTCAGGATATTTCTTTCCGGGATATTTTTTATGGGGTTGGGTGTGGGTGTATTAACCAAGTAGGGGACTTATGTCCTATTGTTATGCAcctgtacttgtacttgtacaaATCCATTAAATAATCTAACTCAAAGAAGATCCAATTTTCCCTGGATTTGACCCCAATTTTTTCTGTcattggtaaaatttccacaaAGCCCCATACtaaagtaaaacaaatctgttttcccaatggcaatttattgtttttgtcacttttttctctATCctagaactgaatgcataatgtaatatgggctgtgcagaaatttcaCCCTGTCATTAACTATCAGCTAACTTAAACCATTTTCTGTTTCCCTATGCTGGAGTTTGAGTTTGCAGGGTGCTAACGTAGTTTTCAACTTTTGTGTGACATTACCAAGTACAGATAAAAGCAAGCATCTGCAAATATTGCGTTACTCCTCAtacctttcttttcttaaatcttGCTTTTTAAGAATAAACAGATCATGCACATTCAAGATGGCCACGGGTTACCATGACAACTACTATCGTAAAAATGTTCACGATAGTACATGTAGAATGATTATGTCATGGTCTACCAGTTTAGCAATTCCAAAAAACATAGTGCTAATGGGTTTCAGATAAATTGGAAGTGGACTTGAAATATCTTAATTGTCCTTATCAAAACATCAATTTACTTTGCTCGTTGGAAATTTAGAATGTTTGGCAAGATCCTCACCGAACGTAAAATACTTACCCATCAATAATGTTTTCTGGTGGATGGTTTTCATCAAATGATGTAGCAAGGGCAATAGTTGCTCCAGCTTTACTTAAAGCCACGTCAAAGATTTTTTAGTGCTATTTTCTGAGGAGGAACACTCTCTATCTCGCAGGTGaggttcaaaacatttcaaaatcgATTACCCCGGAGTATACTGGGCCGAGCTCCATGCTGAATATGCGCAGCTTGGTTTTAATTGCTGACAAGCACCATAGTCATGTTCAAGATGGTGGACGTTGTGTGCAGAACTAGTAGTTGGCATTGAGAAGAAATGTTTCCACTAAATACGAAAGAATTTTCCGCTGTATTCCTGGATGTAAAGCGTAATATTCAAGGTTATAATGAAGAGGTAAGTTCAGTCGACAGGGATGCAACCAAGAAACTACTGAGGTCCTTCCATATTCCCCAAATCGGGTCTTCTACTATTCCACATTGTCATTGTTTTGGAAGCATAATGTGGAATTTCATGATGGAATTGTGCGAGAGGAGAATGTCAACCGCCCGCTCATCATTTGGAATCAAGAGAAGACTCACGAATGGAATCGCGAAGAGCACCTGAACAATCATGTTCTTCAGTTCTTCCGGAATTTGAATAACATCGCGTAACTTCAAAACGTAGAGTGTGGAAAATATTGAACTTTCAAGACTAATTAAAACACAATCTTTAAACAAGACCTCTTCTATAAGAAGTACTGATTCTTCTCGAAACAATGTTTGTTGTGTGGAAGCAGAACCACAAAACAGAGGTTTCCTCCAGCAATCTAGCTGTGAAGAAGCAAATGTTTCCAATGAGGCTTTTGTTAATAGCAAATTAAGTAAACCGA
This is a stretch of genomic DNA from Pocillopora verrucosa isolate sample1 chromosome 12, ASM3666991v2, whole genome shotgun sequence. It encodes these proteins:
- the LOC136276908 gene encoding intraflagellar transport protein 25 homolog — protein: MFPQEFIITFSALMSIGNIKFLSSNVKSLCIEERTKREPVDFEPLVDKEYEHLEGQMQRDEIKIPVTSACHLRFLIKSGFDHFVSIHNVSVDGTAVH